A region from the Wansuia hejianensis genome encodes:
- the dnaG gene encoding DNA primase, with amino-acid sequence MRYSDDIIEEVRTRNDIVDVISGYVKLQRKGSSYFGLCPFHNEKSPSFSVSPGKQMYYCFGCGAGGNVYTFLMEYENYSFQEAVKVLAGRAGVKLPEIEYSKEAKELADRRALLLEINKQAAKYFYCKLRTPGGADAMAYLKRRGLSDETIRMFGLGYSDKYNNDLYQFLKKKGYSDELLKDSGLFNVDERHGMYDKFWNRVIYPIMDVNNRVIGFGGRVMGDAKPKYLNSPETKIFDKSRNLYGLNAARTSRRRNLIICEGYMDVISMHQAGFTNAVASLGTALTSQQAGLLKRYTDEVLIIYDSDEAGVRAALRAIPMLRSVGLATKVVNLRPHKDPDEFIQKEGMEAFEERLERAENSFLFEVRILQGNYDLTDPQGRTDFFHEVAGKLLKFEDEIERNSYLEAVARLYHIQADMLEKLVNKLALKGVGLAEQPKPKIFAKQRQEKESGIDKAQKLMLTWMTSYPEILKGLENHLKPEDFTTPLYREVAEMVEEQFRAGEVNPARIINHFEDSEQQTAVAALFHTQISLETEEERKKALKDVLCNMKDSSITYRLSRLEPTDLTGLQHLMEEKKKLEKLRESGLPEEISL; translated from the coding sequence ATGCGGTATTCAGATGACATTATCGAAGAAGTGCGGACGCGGAACGATATCGTGGACGTGATCTCAGGCTATGTCAAGCTGCAGCGGAAGGGCAGTTCTTATTTCGGCCTCTGTCCTTTCCACAATGAAAAATCGCCCTCTTTTTCCGTCAGTCCGGGCAAACAGATGTATTATTGCTTTGGCTGCGGGGCGGGAGGCAATGTCTATACGTTTTTGATGGAGTATGAGAATTATTCCTTTCAGGAGGCGGTGAAGGTCCTGGCCGGCCGGGCCGGGGTCAAGCTGCCGGAGATTGAATATTCAAAGGAGGCGAAAGAGCTGGCCGACCGGCGGGCGCTTTTGCTGGAGATTAACAAGCAGGCGGCAAAATATTTTTACTGCAAGCTTCGCACGCCGGGGGGCGCTGATGCCATGGCTTATCTGAAGAGGCGGGGATTAAGCGATGAAACCATCCGGATGTTCGGCCTGGGCTATTCCGATAAATATAATAATGACCTCTATCAGTTCCTGAAGAAAAAGGGTTATTCCGATGAGCTGCTGAAGGATTCCGGGCTGTTCAATGTGGATGAACGGCACGGTATGTATGATAAGTTCTGGAACCGGGTGATTTATCCGATCATGGATGTGAATAACCGGGTGATCGGCTTCGGAGGAAGGGTCATGGGGGATGCCAAGCCGAAATACCTGAATTCTCCGGAGACGAAGATCTTCGATAAAAGCCGGAACCTCTACGGGCTTAATGCTGCCAGGACCTCCCGCAGGAGGAATCTGATCATCTGTGAAGGGTATATGGATGTGATATCCATGCACCAGGCGGGATTTACCAACGCGGTGGCATCTCTGGGCACGGCGCTGACCTCCCAGCAGGCGGGGCTGCTGAAGCGGTATACAGACGAGGTTCTGATCATCTATGACAGCGATGAAGCCGGAGTCAGAGCTGCTCTGAGAGCCATTCCCATGCTGAGGTCTGTGGGCCTGGCTACGAAGGTGGTCAATCTGAGACCCCACAAAGACCCCGATGAATTCATTCAGAAGGAAGGGATGGAGGCCTTTGAAGAGCGGCTGGAACGGGCGGAGAATAGCTTTCTGTTCGAGGTGCGGATTCTGCAGGGGAATTATGACCTCACGGATCCCCAGGGCAGGACTGATTTCTTCCATGAGGTGGCGGGAAAGCTGCTGAAGTTTGAGGATGAGATAGAACGGAACAGCTACCTGGAGGCAGTAGCCAGGCTGTATCACATTCAGGCAGATATGCTGGAAAAGCTGGTGAATAAGCTGGCGCTGAAAGGAGTAGGGCTGGCAGAGCAGCCGAAGCCTAAAATCTTCGCGAAGCAGAGGCAGGAAAAGGAGAGCGGCATTGATAAAGCGCAGAAACTGATGCTGACCTGGATGACCAGCTATCCGGAGATCCTGAAGGGGCTGGAAAACCACCTGAAGCCAGAAGATTTTACGACGCCCCTGTACCGGGAGGTCGCGGAAATGGTGGAAGAACAGTTCCGGGCGGGAGAGGTAAACCCTGCGAGGATCATCAACCATTTTGAAGACAGTGAGCAACAGACGGCAGTCGCCGCCCTGTTCCACACGCAGATCTCCCTGGAGACAGAGGAAGAGAGGAAGAAGGCGCTGAAAGATGTGCTCTGCAATATGAAGGACAGCAGCATCACTTACCGCCTGTCCCGGCTGGAGCCCACGGACCTGACAGGGCTTCAGCACCTGATGGAGGAAAAGAAAAAGCTGGAAAAACTCCGGGAATCAGGGCTTCCTGAGGAGATTTCGCTGTAA
- a CDS encoding tRNA (adenine(22)-N(1))-methyltransferase produces the protein MVLSKRMECVASMVTPGGRLADVGCDHGYLPIWLFETGRIAGAVAMDIRPGPLERAKANIAQHGLGQYIQTRLSDGMEKLAPGEVDSAILAGMGGKLMVRILSESPGTVQSLRELVLEPQSETAALRKYLMEAGFQIEAEDMVLEDGKFYPVMRAVPVGTSEELSAEQLRFGPRLLENRHPVLLAYLHREEEVSLRLEESLQRAGSPRAEERLREIQEEIQHIRAAYVYYDM, from the coding sequence ATGGTACTTTCAAAGAGGATGGAATGCGTCGCTTCCATGGTTACGCCTGGGGGCAGGCTGGCTGATGTGGGCTGCGACCATGGCTATCTTCCGATCTGGCTGTTCGAGACGGGGAGGATCGCCGGGGCTGTGGCCATGGATATCCGCCCGGGCCCGCTGGAACGGGCTAAGGCGAACATTGCACAGCACGGGCTGGGGCAATACATACAGACCCGCCTGTCGGATGGCATGGAGAAGCTGGCGCCGGGTGAAGTGGATTCTGCCATTCTGGCCGGAATGGGCGGAAAGCTGATGGTCCGTATCCTGAGTGAAAGTCCGGGGACTGTGCAGAGCCTTCGGGAACTGGTCCTGGAGCCGCAGTCGGAGACGGCGGCACTCAGGAAATATCTGATGGAAGCCGGTTTCCAGATAGAAGCGGAAGATATGGTTTTAGAAGATGGGAAATTTTATCCGGTCATGAGGGCTGTTCCGGTGGGAACGTCAGAGGAGCTGTCGGCGGAACAGCTCAGGTTCGGCCCTAGGCTTCTGGAGAACCGCCATCCGGTGCTGCTGGCTTATCTGCACCGGGAGGAGGAAGTCAGCCTGCGGCTGGAGGAAAGCCTTCAGAGGGCAGGAAGCCCGCGTGCTGAAGAGAGGCTGAGAGAAATACAGGAGGAAATACAGCATATTCGTGCTGCATATGTATATTATGATATGTGA
- a CDS encoding 4Fe-4S dicluster domain-containing protein: MKRIFIDASKCDGCLSCTLACMEAHRADAGTIYDLNLLDIRNESRSHIVRDSSGNYKPIFCRHCDQPECVMSCMSGALRKDPSTGHVLYDEARCGSCFMCVMNCPYGVLKADSATRTKVIKCDFCQDLPDGPSCVAACPKQAIYIEEVNL, encoded by the coding sequence ATGAAACGTATTTTCATTGATGCTTCCAAATGTGACGGCTGTCTGAGCTGCACCTTAGCCTGTATGGAGGCCCACCGGGCGGATGCCGGAACTATCTATGACCTGAACCTCCTGGATATCCGCAATGAATCCCGCAGCCACATTGTGCGGGATTCCTCCGGGAACTACAAACCAATCTTCTGCCGTCACTGTGACCAGCCGGAATGCGTGATGTCCTGCATGAGCGGTGCTCTCCGGAAGGACCCCTCCACCGGCCATGTGCTCTACGACGAAGCTCGCTGCGGCTCCTGCTTTATGTGCGTCATGAACTGTCCCTACGGTGTGTTGAAGGCGGACAGCGCCACCCGGACAAAGGTAATCAAATGCGATTTCTGCCAGGACCTCCCGGACGGACCCAGTTGCGTCGCCGCCTGCCCCAAACAGGCAATTTACATAGAGGAGGTGAACCTATGA
- the rpoD gene encoding RNA polymerase sigma factor RpoD, with protein MEMDKEKFMEKLKGLMDMGKKKKNMLEYREVTDYFQDMPISDEQMDKVLEYLEAHGIDVLRISENDSDVDDLLLISDDEINLDEEEEVDMENLDISVPEGISIEDPVRMYLKEIGKVPLLSAEEEIDLAQRMEEGDESAKKRLAEANLRLVVSIAKRYVGRGMLFLDLIQEGNLGLIKAVEKFDYRKGYKFSTYATWWIRQAITRAIADQARTIRIPVHMVETINKLIRVSRQLLQELGREPTPEEIAEEMNMSVERVREILKISQEPVSLETPIGEEEDSHLGDFIQDDNVPVPADAAAFTMLKEQLEEVLSTLTEREQKVLRLRFGLDDGRARTLEEVGKEFNVTRERIRQIEAKALRKLRHPSRSRKLKDYLD; from the coding sequence ATGGAAATGGATAAAGAGAAATTTATGGAGAAACTGAAGGGCCTGATGGATATGGGCAAGAAGAAAAAGAACATGCTGGAATACCGTGAAGTCACAGACTATTTCCAGGACATGCCTATTTCCGATGAGCAGATGGATAAGGTCCTGGAGTATCTGGAGGCTCATGGGATCGATGTTCTCCGTATCTCTGAAAATGATTCGGATGTGGATGACCTCCTTCTGATCAGCGATGATGAAATCAATCTGGATGAGGAAGAAGAGGTTGACATGGAAAACCTCGATATTTCTGTCCCGGAAGGCATCAGCATTGAAGATCCGGTACGGATGTATTTAAAGGAGATCGGTAAAGTGCCGCTTTTGTCTGCTGAGGAAGAGATTGACCTGGCCCAGCGGATGGAAGAAGGGGACGAGAGTGCCAAAAAGCGCCTGGCAGAGGCCAATCTGCGTCTGGTCGTATCCATTGCAAAACGTTATGTGGGCCGCGGCATGCTCTTCCTGGATCTGATTCAGGAGGGGAATCTGGGCCTGATCAAGGCTGTGGAAAAATTTGATTACCGGAAGGGATATAAGTTTTCCACTTACGCGACCTGGTGGATTCGCCAGGCGATCACGAGAGCAATTGCTGATCAGGCGCGGACGATCCGTATCCCTGTCCATATGGTTGAGACGATTAACAAGCTGATCCGCGTGTCCAGACAGCTGCTTCAGGAGCTGGGGAGGGAACCTACCCCGGAAGAGATAGCGGAAGAGATGAACATGTCTGTAGAGCGGGTGCGTGAGATCCTGAAGATATCCCAGGAGCCTGTATCGCTGGAGACTCCGATCGGAGAAGAGGAAGACAGCCATCTGGGCGATTTCATACAGGACGACAATGTGCCGGTGCCTGCTGACGCCGCCGCTTTTACCATGCTGAAGGAACAGCTGGAGGAGGTATTGAGTACCCTGACAGAGCGTGAGCAGAAGGTGCTGCGCCTGCGTTTTGGCCTGGATGACGGCCGGGCGAGGACTCTGGAAGAGGTCGGCAAGGAATTTAATGTAACTAGAGAGCGTATCCGCCAGATCGAGGCCAAAGCTCTGCGGAAGCTGCGCCATCCCAGCCGCAGCCGCAAGCTGAAGGATTATCTGGATTAA
- a CDS encoding NAD(P)/FAD-dependent oxidoreductase has translation MKHVIIGAGAAGIQAAKTIRSLEPDSSIVMLSTDRQVHSRCMLHRYLSHEREEEELSFIPEHFFEDLNIYWAGGSTVSAIGTDEYTVTLEDGTCFLYDRLLIATGADSLIPPVGQLRNASNVFGLRHLSDAQAIRRQADQAENILVIGSGLVGMDAAYAFLRQRKNVTVVEMADRILPLQLDKTAGNAYRRLFEAAGCRFLLGRKAVDTISNGSGGISAVLLDDGTLIECGLAVVAAGVRPSLSCIKGSKIKADRFIETDPFLQTSCPGVYAAGDVTGLSGIWPNAMKQGETAAYNMCGIPVQYIDRYAMKNTINFYGLTTLSLGRGTASEGDTVTLRQDSSGYKKAILRNGRLDSLLLQGSIDYSGVYQYLIKNEIDLSSLKTDIFDISFADFYGTDSSGQYQYS, from the coding sequence ATGAAACATGTGATCATCGGCGCAGGAGCCGCTGGTATCCAGGCCGCCAAAACCATCCGTTCTCTGGAGCCTGATTCCAGCATTGTGATGCTTTCTACTGACCGGCAGGTACATTCCCGCTGCATGCTCCACCGCTATCTCTCCCACGAGCGGGAGGAAGAAGAGCTTTCTTTTATTCCGGAGCATTTCTTTGAAGACCTGAATATATACTGGGCAGGCGGCAGTACGGTATCTGCCATCGGCACAGACGAATATACCGTGACGCTGGAAGATGGCACCTGTTTTCTGTATGACCGCCTCCTGATCGCTACCGGCGCAGACAGCTTAATCCCTCCTGTAGGGCAGCTTCGGAATGCCAGCAATGTTTTCGGCCTCCGCCATCTGAGCGATGCCCAGGCAATCCGCCGTCAGGCAGACCAGGCGGAAAATATTCTGGTCATAGGTTCTGGTCTGGTGGGAATGGACGCCGCCTACGCTTTTCTCAGGCAGCGGAAAAATGTCACCGTCGTCGAGATGGCTGACCGCATCCTCCCTCTGCAGCTGGACAAAACTGCCGGAAACGCTTACCGCCGGCTTTTTGAAGCCGCCGGATGCCGTTTTCTGTTAGGCCGGAAGGCTGTCGACACAATTTCTAACGGCAGCGGCGGAATAAGCGCCGTGCTGCTGGACGACGGAACCCTCATTGAATGCGGCCTGGCCGTAGTCGCCGCCGGCGTCCGTCCCTCTCTTTCGTGTATCAAGGGCAGTAAAATAAAGGCAGACCGTTTTATAGAGACAGACCCCTTCCTGCAGACCAGCTGTCCCGGCGTCTATGCAGCCGGGGACGTCACCGGACTGTCCGGCATATGGCCCAACGCCATGAAACAAGGAGAAACAGCCGCCTACAACATGTGCGGCATTCCCGTTCAATACATCGACCGCTATGCCATGAAAAACACAATTAATTTTTATGGACTGACGACCCTTTCCCTGGGCCGCGGAACCGCTTCCGAAGGCGACACCGTAACTCTGCGCCAGGATTCCTCAGGATATAAAAAGGCGATCCTCCGGAACGGACGGCTGGACAGCCTGCTGCTTCAGGGCTCCATCGATTACAGCGGCGTCTACCAGTACCTGATTAAAAACGAGATAGATCTTTCCTCCCTTAAGACAGATATCTTCGATATCTCCTTCGCAGATTTCTACGGCACCGACAGCTCCGGGCAATATCAATATTCTTAA
- a CDS encoding DUF6951 family protein → MTKVMINPGICGFVTSVTAESEDQMEVHVHVKSGCKSVHQMFEDLGDTYDAYEVCLRKPGEGPFYDYAKEHFPVHVACPVLSGIIKCMEAECRLALKKDVTIEFKD, encoded by the coding sequence ATGACGAAAGTAATGATTAATCCCGGAATATGTGGGTTTGTGACTAGCGTTACCGCTGAGTCCGAAGATCAGATGGAGGTTCACGTTCATGTGAAGTCCGGCTGCAAGAGCGTTCACCAGATGTTTGAAGATCTGGGAGATACCTACGATGCTTATGAGGTATGCCTGCGCAAGCCGGGTGAGGGGCCGTTTTATGATTATGCTAAGGAACATTTCCCGGTACATGTGGCCTGCCCGGTGTTATCTGGCATCATTAAATGCATGGAAGCTGAATGCCGGCTGGCGTTGAAAAAAGACGTGACAATCGAATTCAAGGACTGA
- a CDS encoding nucleoside kinase, with product MAEGFYQVIVDGQSGLYPAGTPYGEIVKDFQSPDGLPALLVMANGRLRELHKTLKEDCELQFVTAGSSIGHKTYKRSMTLLLLKAVYHVAGHGKIEKVVLHYSVGNGFYYTLKGNVTLDEEFLRKVKAYMKEMVEQEIPIMKRSVSTQEARERFAEYGMRDKEKLFRYRRVSRVNVYSLEDFEDYFYGFMVWHTGYLKYFDLCLYDEGFVMMLPGRSDPAEVEPFLPSPKIFKVQQESEKWGERLGIDTVGDLNECISKGQIGHTMLVAEALQESRIAKIAEMVAGRPEVKFVMIAGPSSSGKTTFSRRLSIQLTAHGLQPHPISLDNYYVNRVDSPRDENGNYDFECLEALDIALLNHDMAELLKGRRVEMPRFNFVTGEREYKGDYLQLGPDDILVLEGIHGLNEKLSYMIPSDKKFRVYISALTQLNIDEHNRIPTTDGRLIRRIVRDHRTRNTAAQDTIAMWGSVRRGEERNIFPYQEQADVMFNSALIYELAVLKLYAEPLLFQIPEEAPEFMEAKRLLKFLDYFVGMPSEDIPKNSILREFVGGSCFDV from the coding sequence ATGGCAGAAGGTTTTTATCAGGTAATTGTGGACGGCCAGTCCGGCTTATATCCGGCCGGTACGCCGTACGGGGAGATTGTGAAGGATTTCCAGTCTCCGGACGGCCTGCCTGCTCTGCTTGTCATGGCGAATGGCAGGCTCCGGGAACTGCACAAGACGCTGAAGGAGGACTGCGAGCTGCAGTTTGTCACGGCGGGGAGCAGCATCGGCCACAAGACATATAAGAGAAGCATGACGCTTCTGTTATTAAAGGCGGTCTATCATGTGGCCGGTCATGGGAAGATAGAAAAGGTCGTGCTTCATTATTCTGTGGGGAACGGCTTTTATTATACGCTGAAGGGCAATGTGACGCTGGATGAGGAATTTCTTCGAAAGGTGAAGGCGTACATGAAGGAGATGGTGGAGCAGGAAATTCCCATCATGAAGCGCAGTGTCAGCACCCAGGAAGCCAGGGAACGGTTTGCCGAATACGGGATGAGGGACAAAGAAAAGCTGTTCCGCTACCGGAGGGTATCCAGGGTGAATGTATACAGCCTGGAGGATTTCGAGGATTATTTTTATGGCTTCATGGTCTGGCACACAGGGTATCTGAAATACTTTGACCTCTGTCTGTACGATGAAGGCTTTGTGATGATGCTGCCGGGAAGGAGTGATCCTGCAGAGGTAGAACCGTTCCTTCCTTCTCCAAAGATATTCAAGGTTCAGCAGGAATCTGAGAAATGGGGAGAACGGCTTGGAATCGATACGGTCGGCGACTTGAACGAGTGCATCAGCAAAGGACAGATCGGGCACACCATGCTGGTAGCCGAGGCCCTGCAGGAAAGCCGGATTGCGAAAATCGCCGAAATGGTGGCAGGGCGGCCGGAGGTGAAATTTGTCATGATCGCAGGCCCCTCTTCATCAGGCAAAACGACATTTTCCCGCAGGCTGTCCATCCAGCTGACGGCCCACGGCCTGCAGCCCCATCCGATCAGCCTGGATAATTACTATGTCAACCGGGTGGATTCGCCCAGGGATGAGAATGGGAATTATGATTTCGAGTGCCTGGAGGCGCTGGATATCGCCCTTCTGAATCACGATATGGCGGAGCTGCTGAAGGGCAGACGTGTGGAAATGCCCCGGTTTAATTTCGTTACAGGGGAAAGGGAATACAAGGGTGATTATCTGCAGCTTGGCCCTGACGATATTCTGGTGCTGGAGGGCATACACGGGTTGAATGAAAAGCTGAGTTATATGATCCCCTCTGACAAAAAGTTCCGGGTATACATCAGTGCGCTGACCCAGCTGAATATCGACGAACACAACAGGATTCCCACCACAGACGGGCGGCTGATCCGCAGGATCGTCCGGGACCACAGGACGCGGAACACAGCAGCCCAGGATACGATCGCCATGTGGGGGTCTGTCCGGAGAGGGGAGGAGAGGAATATATTCCCCTACCAGGAGCAGGCGGACGTGATGTTTAATTCTGCACTGATCTATGAGCTGGCAGTGCTCAAGCTCTATGCGGAGCCGCTTCTGTTCCAGATTCCGGAAGAAGCTCCGGAATTTATGGAAGCGAAGCGTCTGTTGAAATTCCTGGATTATTTTGTGGGAATGCCTTCGGAAGATATACCTAAGAATTCGATTTTGCGTGAATTTGTGGGCGGAAGCTGCTTCGATGTTTGA
- a CDS encoding AraC family transcriptional regulator, which translates to MKKELLMTSVQAVFCAKEQWAPRQVYGPGARPHFLLYTVLDGKGILQYKNNIYQLQAGDTFYFSPGDMIYLEADEYTPWQIAWTAFTGDEAGNHLAASCFAGTPVRAVPEDPERLFSYAQHLVDVFEKECSNLAEINGSLTQLLSLLLPRPKARSAAARECYLARAKEYIENNYCYDIKIQDIAHQIGIDRSYIYRLFIDLEHMAPKDFLMACRLKHACEMLAEGCSVVETAYSCGFVDPESFQYHFRNTYHSSPEEYLWERERHEGQPLRR; encoded by the coding sequence ATGAAAAAAGAACTGCTGATGACATCCGTCCAGGCTGTTTTCTGCGCCAAAGAGCAATGGGCTCCGCGCCAGGTCTATGGCCCCGGAGCCCGTCCTCATTTCCTGCTCTACACAGTGCTGGACGGAAAAGGAATCCTTCAATATAAAAATAATATCTATCAGCTGCAGGCAGGGGATACCTTCTACTTCTCCCCCGGCGACATGATCTATCTGGAGGCAGATGAGTACACGCCCTGGCAGATCGCCTGGACAGCCTTTACCGGTGACGAGGCCGGAAATCACCTGGCCGCCTCCTGTTTTGCCGGCACGCCCGTGCGGGCCGTACCTGAAGATCCGGAGCGGCTTTTTTCCTATGCCCAGCACCTGGTAGATGTGTTTGAAAAAGAATGCTCAAACCTCGCAGAGATCAACGGCTCTCTGACCCAGCTTTTAAGTTTGCTGCTGCCCCGGCCGAAGGCGCGGAGCGCAGCTGCCCGTGAATGCTATCTGGCGCGCGCGAAGGAATATATTGAGAATAATTACTGCTATGATATCAAAATCCAGGATATCGCCCATCAGATCGGCATTGACCGTTCTTACATATACCGGCTCTTTATCGATCTGGAGCACATGGCGCCCAAGGACTTTCTGATGGCCTGCCGTTTGAAGCATGCCTGCGAAATGCTGGCGGAGGGCTGCTCTGTGGTGGAAACAGCCTATTCCTGTGGTTTCGTCGATCCCGAATCCTTCCAATACCACTTCCGGAACACATATCACAGTTCGCCGGAGGAATACCTCTGGGAGCGGGAGCGTCATGAGGGCCAGCCTCTCAGGCGCTGA
- a CDS encoding Maf family protein, whose translation MKQLILASASPRRKELLTQVGIFADVVPSEVEEKITKTLPAEVVEELSRQKCLDVAGRMAEDCMVLGADTVVAAEGRILGKPGTLKRAEEMLQRLQGRTHQVYTGVTLAEVKAGRIVRAETFSSCTSVTVCPMTDEEIAEYARSGEPLDKAGAYGIQGVFAKFVEKIEGDYNNVVGLPVAAVYQRLRGWPS comes from the coding sequence ATGAAACAGTTGATACTGGCCTCGGCTTCGCCGAGGAGAAAAGAATTGCTCACTCAGGTGGGCATTTTTGCAGATGTGGTTCCCAGTGAGGTAGAAGAAAAGATAACTAAAACCCTGCCTGCGGAGGTAGTTGAAGAACTGTCCCGGCAGAAATGCCTGGATGTGGCCGGCCGGATGGCAGAGGATTGTATGGTCCTGGGAGCCGATACTGTGGTGGCCGCGGAAGGCAGAATCCTGGGCAAGCCGGGAACGCTAAAACGGGCAGAGGAGATGCTGCAGAGACTTCAGGGCAGGACCCATCAGGTGTATACAGGTGTCACACTGGCGGAAGTGAAGGCCGGCCGGATAGTGCGGGCAGAGACATTTTCTTCGTGTACCTCTGTTACCGTATGTCCTATGACGGATGAGGAAATCGCAGAATATGCCCGTTCGGGAGAACCTCTTGACAAAGCGGGCGCCTATGGAATACAGGGTGTTTTTGCAAAGTTTGTGGAGAAAATTGAAGGTGATTATAATAATGTCGTCGGCCTTCCGGTGGCGGCCGTCTATCAGCGCCTGAGAGGCTGGCCCTCATGA
- a CDS encoding Nif3-like dinuclear metal center hexameric protein, which translates to MYIMICEEILKRLEVEYPPSCAEEWDNPGLLVGRRSGEVRRIFVALDVTDETLEDACSWGADLMVTHHPLIFGSIRQVNEDTFIGRRILKLIEHRMSYYAMHTNFDVRGMAELNERQLGLVNARVLMKTGDNEERPEGIGRIGELAEPMALTALAEHVKTCMGVPDVRCYGASELPIARVAVCGGAGKSVVQEALDAGAEALVTGDIDYHTAIDALSEGLHILDAGHYGTEYCFISYMTDRLSRMFPECQVKGASVRMPYTVI; encoded by the coding sequence ATGTATATTATGATATGTGAAGAGATATTGAAGAGGCTGGAAGTAGAATATCCTCCCTCCTGTGCGGAGGAATGGGATAATCCGGGGCTGCTGGTGGGCAGGCGTTCCGGGGAAGTCCGCAGGATCTTTGTGGCTCTGGATGTGACAGACGAGACGCTGGAGGATGCCTGCTCCTGGGGCGCAGATCTGATGGTCACCCATCATCCGCTGATTTTCGGGAGTATCCGGCAGGTGAATGAAGACACCTTTATCGGGCGGAGAATACTGAAGCTGATTGAGCACCGGATGTCGTATTACGCGATGCACACGAATTTTGATGTGCGCGGAATGGCGGAGCTTAACGAACGGCAGCTGGGTCTTGTAAATGCTCGTGTTTTGATGAAAACAGGTGATAATGAGGAACGACCGGAGGGAATCGGCAGGATCGGTGAACTGGCAGAGCCAATGGCGCTGACAGCCCTGGCGGAACACGTAAAGACGTGCATGGGTGTTCCGGATGTGAGGTGTTATGGAGCCTCTGAGCTTCCGATAGCGAGGGTGGCAGTCTGCGGCGGCGCGGGAAAGAGCGTGGTACAGGAAGCGCTGGATGCCGGGGCGGAGGCTTTGGTTACGGGCGATATTGATTACCATACGGCGATAGACGCGCTGTCTGAGGGGCTGCATATTCTGGATGCCGGGCATTACGGGACGGAGTATTGTTTCATTAGCTATATGACGGATAGATTGAGCCGTATGTTTCCCGAATGCCAGGTGAAGGGGGCATCAGTCAGGATGCCGTATACTGTTATATAA